A portion of the Amia ocellicauda isolate fAmiCal2 chromosome 22, fAmiCal2.hap1, whole genome shotgun sequence genome contains these proteins:
- the LOC136718378 gene encoding uncharacterized protein LOC136718378 produces MSSEIRQPVQHRVLQQSTLKTGPWLNGLTFHNRTGFIEQYRQPEPNFFEPSRRREMGFMAQGRREGSFVREVEPTEPSCNGQDQQRRVLLLAGPQHRRQPGLAEQNCMREPGSDWQHRSGIHRPRYVLATSFTAGQHPRELDSIGHNYLTEPHRWWKKHGVQPASKGQENHTEAVSVEEKLGSTGENPQKLLTKPGLGHSTLPGFNKQCCQISTLFSECNREQGPSESRRNLVSFARPMRRPEPGCGGPNSVQHSTFPAEVSQIGLDCAARKSHPKPGDVTQSRPNQPAGRQQEKRRDGTSDQKSVRDQIKKVVLNLEEVLGGLKQVHGEMREVVQQIEKLTSNIDLTGEEPSTSDTSDTLRSSGSSGVVVSSASNVGGQPEGSSKQVDVAFPSLKSSPIPPSLNPQVIVTTRAPNHITTPAELKGRPPGRVPISATPGCPQTQITCSPRLQTQGMQNGKGLGVSSPSSQYQTNIQLATQGGSKAVGSEGLHVPRSQKPPPYPHNGDARRLSEGRAPAELPLGSRKAPPYPVKCRLLSTTV; encoded by the exons ATGTCTTCGGAGATTAGACAACCAGTGCAGCACAGAGTCCTGCAGCAGAGCACTCTGAAGACAGGGCCCTGGCTTAATGGGCTTACGTTCCACAATAGGACTGGATTTATAGAACAATACAGGCAGCCAGAACCCAACTTCTTTGAGCCAAGCAGAAGGAGAGAAATGGGTTTCATGGCCCAGGGGCGTAGAGAAGGGAGCTTCGTCCGGGAAGTGGAACCAACAGAACCCAGCTGTAATGGACAGGACCAGCAGAGGAGGGTCCTGCTTCTCGCTGGGCCACAGCATCGCAGGCAACCGGGCCTTGCTGAGCAGAACTGCATGAGGGAGCCTGGCAGCGATTGGCAGCACCGCTCAGGGATTCACAGACCGAGGTACGTCTTGGCAACTAGCTTCACTGCCGGACAACACCCGAGAGAGCTGGACAGCATTGGGCacaactacctgactgagccgcACCGCTGGTGGAAGAAGCATGGGGTCCAACCAGCGAGCAAGGGCCAAGAGAACCACACAGAGGCTGTCTCTGTGGAGGAGAAGCTAGGCAGTACGGGAGAGAATCCTCAGAAACTGTTAACTAAACCTGGACTGGGGCATTCCACGCTACCGGGATTTAAtaaacaatgttgtcaaatttcCACACTCTTCAGTGAATGCAATCGTGAGCAGGGGCCGAGCGAGAGCCGTCGTAACCTTGTGAGCTTTGCCAGGCCCATGCGGCGCCCCGAGCCGGGCTGTGGTGGGCCAAACTCTGTCCAGCACTCCACCTTCCCTGCTGAGGTCTCTCAAATAGGCCTGGACTGCGCCGCACGCAAGAGCCACCCCAAGCCTGGCGACGTCACCCAGAGCCGGCCAAACCAGCCCGCCGGTAGGCAGCAGGAGAAGAGGAGGGATGGGACTTCGGATCAGAAGTCTGTCCGGGATCAGATCAAGAAAGTGGTGCTGAACCTGGAGGAGGTGCTGGGAGGACTCAAGCAGGTGCATGGGGAGATGAGGGAG GTGGTTCAACAAATCGAAAAGCTGACCTCCAACATTGACCTGACGGGGGAGGAGCCTAGCACCAGTGACACGAGTGACACCCTCCGCAGCAGCGGCTCCAGCGGGGTAGTGGTGTCTAGTGCCAGTAACGTTGGGGGGCAGCCAGAGGGGTCGTCCAAGCAGGTTGACGTCGCCTTCCCCTCCTTGAAAAGCAGCCCAATCCCCCCTTCCTTAAATCCCCAAGTCATTGTGACCACCAGGGCCCCAAACCACATCACCACGCCAGCTGAGCTCAAAGGTCGTCCTCCAGGGAGGGTCCCCATCTCTGCCACCCCGGGTTGCCCACAAACACAAATAACCTGCTCCCCGAGACTCCAAACTCAAGGGATGCAGAATGGGAAAGGGTTAGGGGTCTCCAGTCCTTCCTCGCAGTACCAGACCAATATCCAGCTGGCCACCCAGGGGGGCAGCAAAGCAGTGGGATCTGAGGGCCTCCATGTCCCCAGGAGTCAAAAGCCACCCCCATACCCTCATAACGGCGACGCACGACGGCTATCTGAAGGGAGGGCACCCGCTGAACTACCCCTCGGCTCCCGGAAAGCGCCTCCCTACCCCGTCAAGTGCAGACTGCTGTCCACCACGGTGTAA
- the loxl5a gene encoding lysyl oxidase-like 5a → MAKFTVLFLYLLQGTAHLITGQQQVPRARVGPWKQKIQWENNGRVFSLLSTGSQYHPPALSPERSRTAHVYLSTNEDLHSRPAAGAQDRGSETQDNHPRSGSGLRSSGPSLPGPGSAPPVALVSESGVLGADSGLYMLASSRTSQQPEQSVLAPQARLSGSPGARRLSPGPRAVANITTAGLLPEFSGSGVPRGGRDPSVPRRTAVTLPESRASVSGSSRRGETGNNIPDAPPARIQDRRNSGRPGGAGTGVQNVDSVTVDGDVLLYHVSPTIVHDNSDREEGGSESQQARNAEDMAGDDPRNPYKNSRNTVFYNTYPSSSGSGRPRTRPRRPPVSGYGTGYFHNGLPDLVPDPYYIQAATYIQRVQMYALRCAAEENCLSRSAYRPSVRDLHYRVLLRFPQRVKNQGTADFLPVKPRHQWEWHSCHQHYHSMDAFSNYDLLEVSSGRKVAEGHKASFCLEDTSCDPGVRRRYACTAHTQGLGPGCYDTYNANIDCQWIDITDVPPGNYILKVTVNPSFQVQESDFSNNIVRCDITYTGSYVSTKNCRITGH, encoded by the exons ATGGCTAAATTCACAGTGTTATTTCTGTACCTGCTGCAAGGTACGGCTCATCTCATAACGGGACAGCAGCAAGTGCCAAGGGCGCGGGTCGGGCCGTGGAAGCAGAAGATCCAGTGGGAGAATAACGGCCGGGTGTTCAGCTTATTAAGCACCGGCTCGCAATACCACCCGCCAGCCTTGTCGCCGGAGAGAAGCAGGACAGCGCACGTCTATCTGAGCACCAACGAGGACTTACACAGCCGCCCCGCTGCTGGAGCGCAGGACAGGGGGTCCGAGACACAGGACAACCACCCGAGATCGGGATCTGGACTCAGGTCATCAGGCCCAAGTTTACCAGGTCCTGGATCAGCACCACCAGTGGCACTTGTGTCTGAATCCGGGGTGCTGGGTGCTGATTCGGGTCTCTACATGTTGGCCAGCAGTCGCACCTCGCAGCAGCCGGAGCAGTCTGTATTGGCCCCCCAGGCCAGGCTCTCCGGCTCCCCCGGTGCGCGTCGCTTATCTCCGGGGCCCCGTGCAGTGGCCAACATCACCACAGCGGGGCTCCTTCCCGAGTTCTCCGGCAGTGGGGTGCCTAGAGGAGGCAGGGATCCCTCTGTCCCCAGGCGGACTGCAGTCACCCTGCCGGAGAGCCGTGCGTCTGTGTCGGGGTCCTCCAGGAGGGGGGAGACCGGCAACAACATCCCCGATGCGCCACCAGCGCGCATCCAGGACAGGAGAAACAGCGGGCGGCCGGGGGGTGCTGGCACTGGCGTCCAAAACGTGGACTCGGTCACTGTGGACGGAGATGTTCTGCTGTATCATGTATCCCCGACCATAGTCCATGATAACTCCGACAGGGAAGAGGGGGGATCGGAGTCCCAGCAAGCCCGAAATGCAGAGGACATGGCGGGGGACGATCCTCGGAATCCCTACAAGAACAGCAGGAATACAGTTTTCTACAACACGTACCCCTCTTCCTCGGGCAGCGGGCGCCCTCGGACCCGGCCGCGCCGCCCCCCAGTCAGCGGGTACGGGACCGGCTACTTCCACAACG GACTGCCGGACCTCGTCCCTGACCCATACTACATCCAGGCTGCCACTTACATCCAGCGAGTCCAGATGTATGCACTGCGGTGTGCAGCCGAGGAGAACTGCCTGTCCAG GTCAGCCTATAGACCCAGTGTCAGAGACCTCCACTATAGGGTCCTGCTACGGTTTCCCCAGAGGGTCAAAAATCAAGGGACAGCAGATTTCCTTCCTGTCAAGCCAAGGCACCAATGGGAATGGCACAGTTGCCATCA ACACTACCACAGCATGGATGCCTTCAGTAACTACGACCTGCTGGAGGTCTCTAGTGGCCGCAAAGTGGCGGAGGGCCACAAGGCCAGCTTCTGTCTGGAGGACACCAGCTGTGACCCTGGCGTACGCCGACGCTATGcctgcacagcacacacacag GGATTGGGTCCTGGTTGCTATGACACCTACAATGCCAATATTGACTGCCAGTGGATCGATATCACAGACGTGCCACCAGGGAACTACATCCTTAAG GTCACAGTGAACCCCAGCTTCCAGGTGCAGGAGTCGGACTTCTCCAACAACATAGTGAGGTGTGACATCACGTACACCGGCTCCTAcgtgtcaacgaagaactgcaggataACAGG CCATTAA
- the mydgf gene encoding myeloid-derived growth factor, with product MAPHSACSFGPSPFLSVLKVLLLIVSLTCTSAAQEKSKTAEFNVRPGGMVHSFSESIGEYSCSFTYASQGGTNEQWQMSVGISDDDRLFSCSVWRPQGKSYLFFTQFKAEVTAAKIEYASAFSQAAVGGQRDIALKEEEYTVGDSTVTHKDGKFRAELSKLTIIARTRHDEL from the exons ATGGCTCCTCACAGCGCTTGCAGTTTCGGTCCCTCTCCCTTTCTGTCCGTTTTGAAGGTTTTATTACTGATCGTATCGCTGACGTGCACCTCCGCTGCCCAGGAGAAGAGCAAGACGGCGGAGTTCAACGTGCGGCCCGGGGGCATGGTGCACAGCTTCTCCGAGAGCATC GGCGAATACAGCTGCTCTTTCACCTACGCTTCGCAGGGCGGGACCAATGAG CAATGGCAGATGAGTGTAGGCATTAGTGATGACGACCGCCTGTTCTCCTGCTCCGTGTGGAG GCCCCAGGGGAAGTCCTATCTCTTCTTCACCCAGTTCAAGGCGGAAGTGACCGCAGCGAAGATAGAATATGCAAGCGCGTTT TCTCAGGCAGCAGTGGGAGGACAGAGGGACATCGCTCTGAAGGAGGAGGAATACACGGTCGGGGACAGTACAG tgaCCCACAAAGATGGCAAGTTCCGCGCTGAGCTGTCCAAGCTCACCATTATCGCACGCACGCGGCATGATGAGCTGTGA